The sequence TTTAGGTACAAATCCAAAGAAACAGCCTACTTTAACATTATTACAGTTGTACTGACAAGCAGGGCAGTGCATATAGCCTATTCTCAAGCTCTTACCTTCATAATTCCCCTCTCGTTTCCGTTACGTTTCCATGTGGCATTTCCCTTTGAGATATCAATATTCTTGACTATTAGCGATTGACCGATTTTAGCCGCTGTACTGAGGGTCGCCTCTGGCAATGTTCAACAACCAAGGCACGACAATGATATTGATTTTTAACCGGAGAGAGGTAGCAGGGATGAGCAGTGGTGGACCGCAAGCCAAGACATGCCCCCGTGGTGGGTCCGAAGTACCGGGACAAAATTACGGCACAGGATTTTCTCAGGTGCAGGCAACGAGGAAACAACCCGATGATAAGACAAGGAGCAACAGGGGGAGGGGTGCTTGAAGGGGAGGGAATCTAATAAGGGGAAAGAACCGCCCCTAGTGTAAACGCACTTGAGGCAACTTTGCCAATTTCGTTAAAACGCTGCGCAAAAATATGCCGAGTAGCCGAAATGAGGGAGAAACTGCTCATGAAGTAACTTGAGTTGATTCTCTGACTAATGGGACCAGGAGGTGATGAATCGCTACTATGCTTGGAGCGCGTGTTGTTGTTATGAGAAATTTTAGTGGGTCACCCAAGGTCAGTATGAGGGTCCAGGAGGTCACTTACTCATCTGTTATTGATTGATCCCCATTTCAGGTCATTTACATTGCATGCCATTATGCATCATTTTGCGTTAACCCTTTAGAAACACTTTTAACTTAAATCTGGATAATTCAAAGACTAAATAATCTACAACTCTAACcttcttgtgtgtgttggtagtgtGAAATACCAGCCATATATAGCCCAATATTATGAAAGCATAAGACTAGTTGGTATTTCATGTTGCCAACAACCAGATAGTTAGAGTTGTTATAATGACACTATAACATGGAATTAATATAAGATTCACATTCCTGATTCATATTAGTTTCATTAGTTACATAGTTTGAATATTCTCTTGTTATGCATGCCCTAAGTTAATATAGATATTTTCAAGAAACCTGAATGTAGGATGTGTGCTGTTATCTATTACCAAAATCTTTATATAAACAAAGTATCTAATTTAGTACAACTTTGTATGAATGAAGTTGTATAGGCTATATGTTGCATTGCATTGAGGCATGACTGCAGTGAGTCTTGCTTAACAACAAAAAATAGatctaggcctaggctactgcgtGTCCAACGAAGAAATGCAGTCTTCTCATCTTAGAAACAATGCTACACAGTAAAGAATTCTGGACACAATCTAGCATTGTAGATGATCAGATAACGTTGTGACACTCACAGTGCTGCCTTGTTGGAGTTGTATTATTTAATCCTCTCTTCGGCCATGAATTGTCCTGGGTGGCAACACTACATTACCCAGAATTCTTACTACTCATCTCTCCTGACAGAGGAAAACATCCCTCAACTATGGCGTCCTCGCGTCCTGAGCATGGACTCGATAACATCGTTGATACTGACGCCAAGCCAAATGAAGAGGGGAAGAAAGTTGGGCCTATCTCCTTTGGATTTAGCAAAACTATAACTAAAGCAAAATCCAGCAAAGAAGAGGAGCGAGATTTTTTGATTGAAGTAGATGAGAAACAACTGAAAGGGTATGTTACCTAAGTTAGCTGTTAGCAAGCTAGGAGTCAATGCATTCGTTATTGCTAATTATGCCAGGTTGACAGAAAATGATTAATGTTTCTAGCTAGATAACAACTTAATTAAATAAGTAGTGTTTTCTTGGCTCCTTCACCCGGTGTCTGATAAAGACCGTGTACCGTTTAACGGGTGCATTGCAATTAGCCGGTTAGTAATATCAACCAGCCATAGTCTCGCTAGCATAGAGCTAGCTGCTAGTGAAGTTAGTAGCGATAGTCAAACGTTAGTCATGCAGTTGGTCAGGTGTAGGTAGCAATACCCGTGTTAGCCTGGTAAATGTACACAATTTTACAGAATAATGAACATCTGAATTGTTTCACTGTATGATGGACTTATTGTTGGTGTCAAGTGTCAGTGTTGGTGTCATGGTCGTTTTGCTCCTAATCCACACAGCACCAAACCAACACAGGAGAAACCAACAGAGCTGATCATCCCACTGATACGCAAAAACCGCTGGTATAAGGACGATGCCAAACCCGGCGAGAAAGAAGATTCAAAGGAGAACTCTGCATTGGGAGAAGAAGACACGGTTGAATCTCTAGCTGTCAAAGAGCTAatcgaaggtgtgtgtgtgtgttggtttttaTGTTGAGTCAGGTCAGGGGGTCATACCTCATAACGTTACTGTTGAAAACGCCTTGTCTCCAAACTACTGTTACTCTTTTTCAGTGCTTACTATTTTTTTTGTAGCAGTGTTGTTTATTTACACCCTGAAGTCATTAAGAACATTAGTGAATATTATTCTGGTGTTCTTTAATGTTATAGTCTAGTAGTGATTTCAGCCATTTCTATGTTATGTAACACAATATCACTCTCTCCAATATGTGTTCCAGAATCCAGGAAGCAGCTGGACGAATGGAAGAATGGTGATCAATCAGACCCCAATTTGGCCATCCCTCTGCTCATGCAGAACCAAGCCCCAGAGGGCTTTGAGGATGGAGACCTCATCAAGGTGGACCTGCGGCCAGAGTCGGTAAGACTCAAAGATGGGTGGGCCAGAGGGCTTTGAGGATTCTCTGCGAGTAGtacttattgctgcactaacatgtcCTTGTCCCACTTTACCTTGATTGTTCCCctttttgtaagtcgctttggataaaagctaaATCAGCTAAATGCCTAAATGTAATATAAAATGTGAGGTCTTGAGATCAGCTGACTTGAGGGAACAGAACCCAGAAACTGGATTTCATGACCCAGAAACTTTCATGACCCATCCCATCACTGGTTGAAGACCAGTGATGGGATGGGTCATGAAACTGATTCCAGTGGTGGTGTGAGCATAGCGTAGTCGTCCTAAAGATTTAAAGAGGTGTTGGTAAAATGGTGATGTGTGAGATGATGCTGTCAGATTTCTCCCCTCTTATGTTGGCATAACTGATGTCCAGATTCCTCTGCAAATGCTTTGAATTGTGAAGATTGTAGGTGAATGTAGTTTTATGTGGCCTAGTTACAAGCGTGACTGGATATGTTCTGCCAGAAGTTGTTTGAAGCAAGAGAGAGTGTCAGGATAGCAGCAGGATGGAGAGGATGATCGAAAAGATAGATGTGGTCTAAATATGCAAATAAAACAGAACGCTTGATGGTGGTGTGACTGATTAGGGGTTAGGTGGTGGAAGCAAAGACTGTTGATGAAGCAAGACTATTCATAACAATCTTTGGTGGAGGTAGGAAATTTGAGGTGAACGGAAAAGTACCgtgaggagaaaaaaaggtcAGGAGCGATCAGGAGTGACGGGTGAGCGTGGCTCAGATGTTTGGCCAAAACGTGACGTTGGCCAAAGCGTGAGTCAGATCTGTGTCTGCAGTGGTGTGGTCACCTACCCGCATGTAGCCGACGGGTTGActgtgagaatgtgtgctgACTGTTGCATCTCATGACTGTCCAACCAGAACTAAGCCAGTGTTTGAACATGAGCGTtagcgtgtgcttgtgtgtgtgtgtacactgcagAGTTAGTCTTTTCTCTGTTTGTTTGGTGTCAGAGCGAGAGTGGGATGCCATGACACAGGTATTTACAGTTGTCCTGGCGGGACATTGGAAATGTATTTGTGCTGGAGCTTTGCTTGTTAGGACGTGTTCACTGATGGGGCCGTCCAGCCTGGCTCATCTGCATAGCTCTGTGTCAGCAGGACGACTCAAGATCATTCCGCCACACAGCAGTGCAAATTTGCTTAAAATAGATCATGGATGTGctctcatggtgtgtgtgtgtgtgtgtgtgtgtgttcccttacatgtgtgtctatgtttatgTCTTGTGTGTGATAGAGTTCCCTGCAgagaatatatgtgtgtttctaaTAAACTGGGATGGatgaagcaccccccccccccaaacacacatacacgcacacacgcacaaacagcacacacacacacacttaaacacacacactcactaatgtCTAAAATGCACTATCAGCAAAATAAGCTTGTTCCCTCcctactccctctctccgttattcctcttcctcactcactcactcctaatgttctctctctctctcactccctcacgctctctctctgtctctctcttccctctctcccgctctctctccctctctgtcggTCTCTCTACgcatctcttcctcctctccatctccctggtTACCTAGGGACTGCGGTTAAGCAGTTGCGTATCCGCCTGTTGGCAGCCCTGTCACCCCGTGCATTCCGTTCTGCAGCAGGTGGAAATAAATAGCCCTGCCGTGCCATCTCCAGAGATGCCCTCGTGTCTCTGCTACAGCTAGCGTGGCAGTGTTTAGCAGGCTACCACTAGCACGTAGCCTGTAGCCTGTATGGATTAAGATCAGGGTGTTTGGAAGAGTGTTCAAAATAGCCTTTGGTAAATGGTGTGTTAAAACGATGTACTACAATCTCTGTGCTGTACTTGAAAAGCAATCTATTTGTGCCTCGGGATAGATTGATTTTGTACTGTGGTAGTCGCACGGCATAAGTGTAATTATTCAAATGAGAGATTCACATACCAATTAGGGCGAACACGTCAATATCATATGAGCAAATACTGCTTAATGGtgtatgagacagagagagactaacAGACAGAGACGCTGTGCCTGCCCTGATGAGATCTCTTGTTACTGTATAGACTTTGCTCTGTCAGTTGAAACAACAGTGATGTATGCTGACTGTCTCTGCCAGTCTGCCCATCTCTCCCCTCAGACTGTCTATGCTTAATGTGATTTCTCTTGTTAGCCCACAGAAGGGTATGCagcacatggtgtgtgtgtgtgtgtgtgtgtgtgtgtgtgtgtgtgtgtgtgtgtgtgtgtctgtgtgcatctaATATAATTTGCCCTGTTAGTCTGCAAAATGTTACTGCACTGCACGGTATGTTTTCTGTGACCATGATAGGATTTGCTCTGTCAAACCAAAGAATGAGgagttattgtttgtttgtttgttttgtgagtTTGTATGTGAAGCCTATCTGTTTATCACAATGTAACGTCCCTGCAGTGTTACATTGCGCAtgtatgttcactgtgtgaTTTGCCCAGCTAGTCTAAAGAgtagtgttgcattttttgtggttgttgtgtaactgtgtttgtgtaaataaTGCAATTTGTCAGACAGACACCAcagactgcctgtgtgtgtgtgtgtgtgtgtgtgtgtgagtgtgagtgagtgagagagagaaaaaaataactaaTGTGATTTGCCTTGTCAGTCCACAGAGGCGGACTATGAGCAGGTCCCGGTGGAGGCCTATGGCATGGCCATGATCCGAGGAATGGGCTGGAAGCAAGGAGAGGGCATCGGACGCACGTTCAAACAGTACGCCTTCTCTTCTTCATCTTActctttctgttcctgtttttcatttcacactctctttcaagctctctctctctcacactctctctctcactctctctctcatatttattgtttgattttgtaatGAAGCCCTACAGTGGCTGTGCAATGTGAGATTCAAAGCTAGATCTTTTGAAAATTCGGCGTGTGCCACAATTCAGTTCCGAGGCCGTCCTAAATGTTTCCTCAATTGATCCTTTCAAGTGCTCATCACGCAGCAAGTCATTTAGTTGTTATGGCAACCTTTGTGAGATTTCACGTTCGGAATGTTGTTTCGGGTCTGTGCTGTTGTTTTGCTCAAGCTGAAATAGGAACATCTGTCTGCATTTAATATGATTGTTGGAGATTGTGAGAGATCCACTCAGTGAGATTGGGCTGGGCTTGGCTGGGCtgcgctgggctgggctgggctggttAGGCTGTGGCTCTATAAGGGAGAATTGGCCCCCCTGAATTGAACGTGTGTAATGAATGACCCCAGTTGATGTACAGTAACGTCTGTGTCACTACCACCATGGCGGGCACAGAGATGGCATGCTGGTATGAGGGCCCCATCAGTCCGGCTCGATGCATGTGACCACACCTCTgatgtcaattttttttttactccctGGGGCTGCTGTGGTAGCATATGCTGTATCAGGTTCCTGTGAACATCCATCCGTCCGGTGGATTATTTCACCCACTCCGAGCCCCTCCGAGAGCAGTGGCAAGAgattataatatatttttatatccCAAGAGCAGGGAAAGAATCAAAAATCATAGCAGTTGTAATCTCATGTGCTTAAGAGCCCATCTGCTTTTGCCTGTCATACATGAAAGTCGACTGACCGACCGTCCTAAATGGGATGGGATagaatggagagaagagaaaagaatcaTGGGTCCCTGGCCAGGCCAGCTTGCTCTTGTGCCAATATTGATTActtttccttttctcctctcatttttgttttcttttccttgGTTCTGTAACATTAGATAAGCTATTCTTGGattaagaagtgtgtgtgtgtgtgggggggggtcatccTTCCTCTTGACATGAATTCTTGTGTAGTGTCAGTGCTTGTGATGCTTTTCAAAGAAGCTTTTATTACAAAATCTAATTCCCACTGAAAAGACGGCCTGTAAATAATCAGGCATGGAGGCATCATCCGTCTCATAGGGTGTGGATATGATCCTTTGTCTACACCCTGTcagttatttgttttttgtttttttgtttgtttatatcaCATGCCACACTGTGAATGGATGATGATGTTAATCCAAACTGACTGATGCTTTGAAATATTGTACCCCGAGATCACACTGTCAGACGGTTCGCTTTGTCATCCAAAAATAAAGTTATTAAACAACCATGTCAAAGCTATAAAGAAAGCCACACAGTCCAACCACACATCCCACCTCCCACCCCCGGCTACTTTCTCATATTTAAGTGTCTCTCATTAAGAACAATAGATTAATGGTGTGAAGGCTTAAAAATCCTGGTACAGGCTGATGCTGCAGTTTCGTCTGCTGTGTGTTGACGTTGTTCTGCCCCatagcaaacaaaacaaaatggtctctGGTACAATTCAGTTATATTCTCATTTACGCCAGCAGGCTCTGGTAGCAAAGGCGTCATTATTTCTAAAGTGTGAAGTGTATTTGTTTGCTGCGGAGTTGACACCTGTCACTTGCTTTTAAAATGCCTGAAGAAGACTGTGCTTACCTGGGCTGTGGTCTGACAgccttttgtttatgtttgtgtagcACCTACTGTATTCTTCTACTCGCCACCAAATCGCACTTCCTCCAGTTATTAAGCACGAACCTCGGTTTGGGAATGTAGGAGGAATGACCTCATGAATAAACAATTACTGGGGGAAATGTGGGGTCAGATTTCATTTGTATTGCTGTGTCACTTTGTAGATGATGTCACTTCAGCAGCTTTACAGAAGATTGAAATATGGAGGACCGTTTTTTATTGCTACCCTGCCTGATATTTTGTAATGCTGTCTCACACATTGTAAACACATTTCTGTGTatgcctcctctgcctcctttaactcatcaccccatctctctctctctctctctgtctctctctctctctctctctctctgtctctctctctctctctctctctgtctctgcctcctccctccctctctccatctctcctcctccctcactctctgtctctgtactCCCCCTCTTGTCTCTGCccgtctcttctctcctccctctcaggGACGTGAAGCCCAAGGAGGCCCAGCTGCGGCCCAAGGGGCTGGGTCTGGGGGCTGATCGCTCGTCCATCAAAGACCTGGAGCCCGGCCGGCCCAAGCGGCCCCCCAAGCCTGGTGAGGAGCGCAAGGAGGAGGACGAGCAGTTGGTGCTGGGGCCGGGGGCCTGCGTGCTGGTGGAGAGCGGTGCGCACAAGGAACTCTATGGCAAGGTGAcgacgtacacacgcacacgcacgcacgcacgcacgcacgcacacacacacacacagagagagagagacaccctgCTCTGGGGAGTAGTATATTACGGAGCGCTGCTAAGCCATCATCCCCAGCTGAGGACTAGGGATGCTGCTCGGGTATGATGATGCGGTTGAGACATTCCCATTGGCAGATAGGAGTGCAGTCAAGGAAAGATACTGCCACTCCCTGATCGTGGCTGATGTACCCGTGGGTATACACCCCTGGTGTAGTATGCAATAGTATCTAATAATGTTCATTAGTCATTAGCAGCAAAGTAGTCCTCCACTGAAGCTGTGTAGTTTATTCACTCTTCAAACAAATACGTtcgaaacaacacaaactgtgttgtccctatctggatatagatatgtgttaaaaaacaacatgttgtgttattttcaacacatttgtttgaaGAGTGTTTGTCACATGATTTAAAGACACTCAACATTCCCCCAAAACTCGATGGTTAATTAAGATGTTAATAAAACAGGCTTGTAGAGTTTTCAGAGAGTGCTGGTTCTATTTTCTTTgtacttttttgttttaaatcctTTCTCATCCTATTTTAAACCTTGTGTTACCTGAGCAGTGTGGATACTGTTTTGGAGTTGAGTATGAGCAGAATGTCCAGAAGAGATGTGAAAAAGCTTTGGGTTTTCGTGTTTGAACTGTTGGGCTGGTgtgtgttaatctgttgggCCGCTGTGTGTTTGATCTGTTGGCCCGAAGTGTGTTGGGTTTTGTGAGTGACTGAGCTGATCAGACAGCTGTGCCgtctcttgtcctctcctttCAGATCGAGGGGGTTGATCCAGACAACGCACGCGTGGTGATGAAGCTGGCCATTGGCGGCAAGACGGCGACAATCAGCCAGCACTCTCTACGCCTGGTAACCCGCAAGGAGTATGAGAAAAACAGCAAAGACCTCAGTATGTCAACCTCAAAGCAGACACTTCTTAATACACAAACCCACTTAATACACAAAGTACCACAAACACCACGACTTACGCAGTACGTCAGTATCACCTTATGCAAATTACAGAGAAGAAAGCACCAAAAGAATTGCCAGAAATACCTCAGGTAGTTGTGCCAAAAGCATAAGTGTTACCACGAGTCCTTTGTTAGTGAACATCATTTAGTTTCACCACAACCAGAAAAGGAACTTTGGTAAGTTACAAACCCTCAAAAGAGGCGCCTCAAATACAGTCAAATTCAAAGTCAGTCTCATCTCTCAGGGCACTAAGTATATTGCTGACAGCCTAAAACACCGGACATGGGTCAACCCAGAGTCTTCTGGGTCAACCCTTAAGCCGgtgatgggaatgttggaaatgTAACATTCTTAAGAATATCTGGgctcattgaattcaacatggaattttagaaccttaccGTTGCGGAACAGAGAATCTTCTGTTAGAATATTCAAAACACCTCTGCTGAAGGGCTAAGCTAATTCTCTGTCACAGTTGAATCCGAGTTCACCTAATGACTCACACCAGCATCCATCACCTAACATACACTCCCAGTGTTGACCTGTAAATAGTGGAAAATCAGTTGGAACCGAACCCTGTTGATTGGCGTGGAAACTCATCTCATGCTGGTTTGGTGTAGCCATGTCATCGTGTTTATGGTGAAAAGGGGCTTGACCGGTACctgtttctcttctcctctcctctataaCATTCTAGAAAGTTCGCTGAGTGACAGACAGAGGCTCTGAAGGTCagagagggtgaggagagaagggaaggggggggggggggggggggggggtgttgagtcGCTGATTTTTAAGAACTGGTTTGACTTTGACAGCTGACATTTGAGCCAATAGCAAACTCGGATCTATCTGGAGTCGGTCGTTTAAACACCAAACAACCTCAGGCTCCCCAAGGTTTATTTTCTGTAATCACACAAGCAGCAGTTTTGagggtttacacacacacacagggagagagagagagacactcccACACAGTCTGTTAGCCAAACTAATCTGAATCCAGATATTATAATTCACTGATGCTGTATTAGACTCATATTTCACATCAGAGTCCATTATTTCCTAACACAGCTGTAAACATCCAGGCAGTGATGCCGGCTTGCCCCCAATATCTTCCTAAAATAACACCCGGTATCTGTCTGTGACCAGGTCGCCTCAGCAAAGCCcacaaggagaaagagaaagaaaaggagaaagcgagagagagggagcaggagcGACTAGAAGAGAAGGAGTCTACGCGAAACGGGAAAGACGAGCGGACGAAGGACAGACCGTCGGAGAGAAACCGCGAacgagacagagacaaagatcgAGACCGAGAAAAGGACCGAGACAGAGATCGAGACGACCGCAAGAGGAAGCATCACGAGCCGAGCTCAGATCGGTAAGCCAGCTGCCCCAATAGACTGCAAACATTAGTCATGATTTAGAGCCTGCTCTCCATAATCTGGTTAAAGCCCTTGTGAAACTGACACTTCTCCTGAGAGCGCTGGCTGCCCTGGGTGGAGCAGAGTGGGGTGATGCTTGTGTTATTGACTGCTCCGAGGGAAGATTTTAATCAGGTATCCGCTAGAGCTTGCGTGCTCGTATCGACATGACGGCCGCGGAGGGCCAAGTGCCATCTTTAGGGGTGATTCCCCCACAGTCATCCATCACTGACATccctctccccacccccccaggGACAAGCCTCCGCCCCAGAAAGAGTCACGGCTGGCCCCACCCGCCCCCACCTGGCTACAGAGAGATCTGAGAGTGCGATTCATCGACAAGGTGTTTAAAGGGGGCCGCTACTACAACTCAAAGGTATAGAGACACACACCTTTACCAGTCATTATCTAaacaaatcatacacacaccttcaccaGTCATTATCTAAacaaatcatacacacattatTGTCTGCTGAAGGTATAATGTGTTGGATGTGTCTGTATGGCTTCAGGTTTTACATTGAATGTAGGTGTTTGCTTAGTTGCTGAAATGTACGCTTGAATTCAGAGCATCATGCTCCTGTGTTGACTGGTTGTGGGCTGATTGTTTTATCATTGCCATTGCCAACATTTTATCTTCAACAAATCGGTCTCATACGGCAATGGTTACATTCCAACTTACTAACAGATTTGcaggacaaaaaaacatttggtgttttgtgaatgtgaaTTATCAGGTCAATGGTgattagggttgcaaaattttAGCAaagttagtgcttcggacttgtaacggagggttgccggttcgaacccctacCAGTAggtgcggctgaagtgcccttgagcaaggcacctaactcctcactgctccccaagcactgctgttgttgcaggcagctcactgtgccgggattagtgtgtgcttcacctcactgtgtgttcactgtgtgctgagtgtgtttcactaattcacggattgggataaatgcagagaccaaatttccctcacgggatcaaaagagtatatatatacttatacttatacttagtaaaccataggcagagaatgggattcccgctagcatgctagctagctttgtatgctaagctcaGAGAAAAAACGAACATgtaatcatattgcttattacaaaacaaaatgttaatgtttgtatatgaaacagtttgtatgaattacccaaaattcccagttaattcccgtaaatttccattaattcccataatttcctttaattccatgaaagtttcccatttggaatatttccaaaattccccagcttaacttcccatggtaagtttccggaaacCGGAAATTTTCCACCCATTTGCAACCCTAATGGTGATCAATATTCCTCCTGGTATCACTGGAATTTCCATGTCATGCTTATTGTCAGTAGCAGTTGCTTAGATGCGTGTCCTTGTTTGACCTCAGATGAGGGTGGAGGACGTGCTGACCCCTTACACCTGCGTGTGTCGCACAGAGGAGGGGCGACTGCTGGACGGTAAGCACAAGACATTTGATAACGTCATACCCAAGGAACACTATCAAAAACACAGTACACATTTGGTACCTAAGTGCTTACGGTGTCTTAATGTAGTTTGTCAAGATGCATGGTGAAATGCCCCAATGATTCCATTTGAGCCATGAACCATTTAGTGTTGAGTTAGCGAGTGAAATAATAAACCGtctgtttaaaaacaaaaaccctCCAATTCCTGTTGCTtgcacctctctttctctctctctccctctcacacactcattctctctctatctctctctctctctctctctctctctccccacagaTGTGAAACAAACCATGTTGGAGACCATAGTTCCGAAGAGTGACACTGACTACATCATGGTGGTGCTGGGGCAACACAGAGGACAGGTACGGGTGATGTCACTCATGTCCACTATGCCCTTTAGAACAGGGTTGCCCAACATCATGTATGTCCTTTAGAACAAGGTTGCCCAACATCATGTATGTCCTTTAGAACAGGATTGCCCAACATCATGTATGTCCTTTAGAACAGGGTTGTCCCAACATCATGTATGTCCTTTAGAACAGGGTTGCCCAACATCATGTATATCCTTTAGATTAGAACATGATTGTCCCAACATCATGTATATCCTTTAGATTAGAACATGATTGTCTCAACATCATGTAGGGTCGCCCAAACATCTCTTCAGGTCCAGTGTTACTACAGAATTTGATTTCAACATAGCTAGAGCTAGTCATGTGATCTCTTCATGTGATTGGTTGTGCCAGGGCTGCTGTGTCCTAGTCTGTGAGAACAATTAGAAGGGCAAATAAAGTAAAAGCAGAGAGTGTATGTCTGTTCTATTGGATCTTTGGGAAAAAAGCAATCAAGAAAGCAGAGGAACACCTTTTTCCATAATAAGCATTTTTTCCTACAATAATACTGGAGgtgtgtgaaattaaaattgcaGATCTTGTGTGTAAATAATAGCTGGAGCCTTcagaataatatatatatagaaagaTTAGTGTCATCATCTTGAAATAAGGCCTAGCCTGATCAGCTATGTATGTGATTCATGTGGAAATGGGAAGCTTGTAAATAAAGCTTACCTAA comes from Alosa sapidissima isolate fAloSap1 chromosome 7, fAloSap1.pri, whole genome shotgun sequence and encodes:
- the gpkow gene encoding G-patch domain and KOW motifs-containing protein, whose protein sequence is MASSRPEHGLDNIVDTDAKPNEEGKKVGPISFGFSKTITKAKSSKEEERDFLIEVDEKQLKGTKPTQEKPTELIIPLIRKNRWYKDDAKPGEKEDSKENSALGEEDTVESLAVKELIEESRKQLDEWKNGDQSDPNLAIPLLMQNQAPEGFEDGDLIKVDLRPESSTEADYEQVPVEAYGMAMIRGMGWKQGEGIGRTFKQDVKPKEAQLRPKGLGLGADRSSIKDLEPGRPKRPPKPGEERKEEDEQLVLGPGACVLVESGAHKELYGKIEGVDPDNARVVMKLAIGGKTATISQHSLRLVTRKEYEKNSKDLSRLSKAHKEKEKEKEKAREREQERLEEKESTRNGKDERTKDRPSERNRERDRDKDRDREKDRDRDRDDRKRKHHEPSSDRDKPPPQKESRLAPPAPTWLQRDLRVRFIDKVFKGGRYYNSKMRVEDVLTPYTCVCRTEEGRLLDDVKQTMLETIVPKSDTDYIMVVLGQHRGQVGRILRRDKERCRAMVQLDRYEEQVFTLDYDSICHYVGGVDH